A genomic region of Papaver somniferum cultivar HN1 chromosome 7, ASM357369v1, whole genome shotgun sequence contains the following coding sequences:
- the LOC113296150 gene encoding uncharacterized protein LOC113296150 translates to MRRLSEERFLQKSRRMSCDFWEIIENGRRDDYKYSDANWEGMSDILNNPANYSEDDKINTLLNFHKDICANVLLDPSFGNDDVLRQDAFEDLKILEKFETVLVDPEIENKQRCLVAMYKHLRIKRRQLKMKAAMLESPHAQLLPEDIKQKLECADDYGAEIYDNDTERLQGVERDIRNTLADLQRLVPR, encoded by the exons GATGAGTTGTGATTTTTGGGAGATCATTGAGAACGGTCGCCGGGATGACTATAAATATTCTGATGCTAACTG GGAGGGTATGAGTGATATTCTGAACAATCCGGCAAATTATTCCGAGGATGATAAGATAAACACCCTACTAAACTTTCACAAGGATATATGTGCCAATGTACTACTTGATCCATCCTTTGGTAATGATGATGTTCTACGTCAAGATGCATTTGAGGACTTGAAAATCCTTGAA AAATTTGAGACTGTACTGGTTGATCCCGAAATTGAAAACAAACAAAGGTGTCTGGTTGCAATGTACAAGCATTTGAGAATAAAGAGACGACAACTGAAG ATGAAAGCTGCAATGTTAGAATCTCCTCATGCCCAGCTGCTCCCAGAAGATATTAAGCAAAAATTAGAATGTGCTGATGATTATGGTGCTGAAATTTATGATAATGATACGGAACGCCTACAGGGTGTCGAAAGAGACATACGTAACACACTTGCTGATCTCCAAAGATTAGTACCAAGATAG
- the LOC113296656 gene encoding eukaryotic translation initiation factor 5-like, protein MNAFIDALFGVHEELSKEVQKKKNYLAAATHDYEESQILLLQAIDYFCEKSGPEVVKEIALVLKTLYDEDVLEEEHIVQWYNEEVAASGSKNSQILKNVKPFIEWLQSAESESE, encoded by the coding sequence ATGAACGCCTTTATTGACGCACTTTTTGGAGTACACGAAGAGCTTTCCAAGGaagtgcagaagaagaagaactaccttGCTGCTGCAACTCATGATTACGAAGAATCACAGATTCTTCTTCTGCAAGCTATTGATTATTTCTGTGAAAAGTCTGGCCCTGAGGTTGTGAAGGAGATAGCATTAGTTCTGAAAACACTCTATGATGAGGATGTGTTGGAGGAAGAGCACATTGTTCAGTGGTACAATGAAGAGGTTGCTGCTAGTGGTAGCAAAAATTCACAGATATTGAAGAATGTCAAGCCCTTCATTGAGTGGTTGCAGAGTGCT